The following proteins come from a genomic window of Lolium rigidum isolate FL_2022 chromosome 5, APGP_CSIRO_Lrig_0.1, whole genome shotgun sequence:
- the LOC124654898 gene encoding mini zinc finger protein 1-like, producing the protein MGPQQDRSAPKTHANGTAAAPERKDGKVVHYKECQRNHAAGIGGYAVDGCREFMASAPEGSPTALLCAACGCHRSFHKREVEAFDCDYESDTSGR; encoded by the coding sequence ATGGGGCCCCAGCAGGACCGTTCGGCGCCCAAGACGCACGCCAACGGCACTGCGGCGGCGCCCGAGAGGAAGGACGGCAAGGTGGTGCACTACAAGGAGTGCCAGCGCAACCACGCCGCGGGCATCGGCGGCTACGCCGTCGACGGCTGCCGCGAGTTCATGGCGTCGGCCCCCGAGGGCAGCCCTACGGCTCTCCTCTGCGCCGCCTGCGGCTGCCACCGCAGCTTCCACAAGCGCGAGGTCGAGGCCTTCGACTGCGACTACGagtccgacacctccggccggTGA